DNA sequence from the Chryseobacterium indicum genome:
AGGATCTATTCTTATCACAATAATCTGTTGTTTTGATTGTCGTGCGCAACTGCTTCACGCAGATTGTGGAGATTGCGCAGATGTACAATGTAACTTCTTAAGTTACTTTCTGCGCTGTCATCCTGAGCGCGAAGCAGTCGAAGGATCTTTTTTCTTATCACAATGATCTGTTGTTTTGATTGTCATGCGCAACTGCTTTACGCAGATTGTGGAGATTGCGCAGATGTACAATGTAACTTCTTAAGTTACTTTCAAAGTATACTAAGCAGCCGAAGGATCTTTTTTTATAACAATAAATAATTGTCAAACGCTTTCAATAGCATACTCTAAAATCAATGACTTTCTGCGCTGTCATCCTGAGCGCGAAGCAGCCGAAGGATCTTTTTTATCACAATAATCTGTTGTTTTGATTTTTGTGCGCAATTGCTTCATGCAGATTGTGGAGATTACGCAGATACAATGTAACTTCTTAAGCTACTTTCTGTGCTGTCATCCTGAGCGCGAAGCAGTCGAAGGATCTCTTCTTGTCACAATGATCTTTTGTTTTGATTGTCGTGCGCAATTACTTCACGCAGATTGTGGAGATTACGCAGATGTACAATGTAATTTCTTAAGTTACTTTCTGCGCTGTCATCCTGAGCGCGAAGCAGCCGAAGGATCTTTTTTATCACAATAATCTGTTGTTTTGATTTTTGTGCGCAATTGCTTCATGCAGATTGTGGAGATTATGCAGATGTACAATGTAACTGCTTAAGTTACTTTCTAAATATAAAACTTGTTTAAACTAATTTCAGAATTAACCGCAAAAGGGACAAAAGATAATGTTAAAGCGAATTTCCAGGATAATCAAAGCGCTCAAAAGAATAAAAATCAAAGATTTTTAAAAACTATTGTGAGCTTTTTCATTGATAATGATCAACTTTTAAATAAAAAATTTAGTAGATCTTTTTGTTACTTTTGCGGTTAAATAAAAGTTTAAACAGACTTATAGTAAACAGCTGAATGATCTTTTTATTACAATAAATAATTGTCTAACGCTTTCAATTCAATATCATACTTTAAAATCAATGACTTTCTGCGCTGTCATCCTGAGCGCAAAGCTGCCGAAGGATTTCTTTTTATTACAATAAATAATTGTCTAACGCTTTCAATTCAATAGCATACTCTAAAATCAATGATTTTCTGCGCTGTCATCCTGAGCGCGAAGCAGTCGAAGGATCTTCTTTTACCACAATGATTTGTTTAAAATGGCGTAGCAGTGATGTGCGCTTCGACTCCGCTCAGCACACGGCGGTGGGTATCGTTGACAATGATTTGTTTAAAATGGATTGGCAATGAAGTACGCTGAGCGGAGCCGAAGCGAAAAATATCCGTATTACATTTTATCGGAGATAAAATCTTTGCGCCTTAATACATAGAGCTTGTTAGAAGTCTTGCGTCCTTGCGATTGTAAACAATTTTGGGAAGGGTTGTTCAGGATGATGTGCGCTTCGGCTACGCTCAGCATACGATGGCGGGGGTTGATTTACAATGATTTGTTCAATGGAATTGCAGCACCGTAGGCTGAGCGGAGCCGAAGCCTACGGTGGCAGGTTTGCATTACAATGATTTGTTTAAAATGGATTAGCAATGAAGTACGCTGAGCGGAGCCGAAGCGAAAAATATCCGTATTACATTTTATCGGAGATAAAATCTTTGCGCCTTAATGCATAGAGCATTTTAGAAATCTTGCGCCTTTGCGGTTTTAAACAATTTTTGGGAGGGTTGTTCAGGATGATGTGCGCTTCGGCTCCGCTCAGCGTACGGTGGCGGGTGTTGGTACAATGATTTGTTTAAAATGGAGTGGCGTTGATGTGCGCTTCGGCTCCGCTCAGCCCACGGTGGATAGTTTGGTTTACAATGATTTATTTAAAATGGAGTTGCACTTAAGTACGCTGAGCGGAGCCGAAGCGAAAAATATCCGTATTACATTTTATCGGAGATAAAATCTTTGCGCCTTAATACATAGAGCATGTTAAAAAATATTGCGTCTTTGCGGGTTTAAACAACTTTAAGAATTATTATTTACGATGATGTGCGCTTCAGCTCCGCTCAGCGCACGATGGAGGGTTTGGTTTACAATGATTTGTTTAAAATGGAATGACATGAAGTACGCTGAGCGGAGCCGAAGCGTACAATTAAGCAGAAACTTTTATAAAATCCTCCCGAAATCCTTCGGCTGTTGTTCGGTATTTCTTCGGAAAAAATCCCATTTTTCCGAAGCCGATCCGAAGAAGACCCGAACATGATCCGAAGAAATGGGTTTTCAAACCGGTCAAAACCGGTCAAAAGCAGTCAAAACCGGTCATCTTTTTCACAGGTGCCTGAAATTGGAAAATTCTGTAATACCTTCGTTCTGTTAACCAATAAAAATGCACAAAATGGCACGAATAACAAAAGGAATCCTTGGAGGATTTTCAGGAAAAGTGGGAACAATTGTAGGCGCAAACTGGCGCGGACAGGACATTATCAGAAGTATTCCCAAACCAAGCTCGAAACAGCCCACCGAAAAACAGCTGCTGCAGCAGACCAGGTTCAGCATGGTGATCAGCTTTCTGCAGCCGCTCAAAAATATTCAGACGAAGTATTTCGGATCGGGGAGCGGTTCAAAATCGAGGGTGAATATGGCGGTTTCCTATACCATCAGCGAAGCGTTACAGATGAATGGCGATGTTCCCGAACTGGTATACAACAAGGTTCTGATCACGAAAGGGGATCTGGCAGGTTTCCAGAACATTACTGCTGCTCCGCAAACAGGAAATATCATTGCGCTGAACTGGGAAGACAATTCCGCACAGGGAAATGCAGATACCGCCGACAAAGCCAATGTGGTATGTTACAGCGAAGAACTGGGAACGTTTGAAATTTTCGAATCTGTTGCCGAAAGGGGAGCCTTGACTGCCGATGTCACGATGCCTGCTTCCTACACAGGAAAGGAAATTCAGGTCTGGGTGTTTTTCAGGAATGCGAAAGAAACGCTAGCGTGTAACAGCGCGTATCTTGGGGCCATGACGATGATTTAATGAGAAGCCTCTGCCTGAAAGGGCGGAGGTTTTTTTATCCAGGAAATATATCATTTTAAGAGCCTGCTTACATACTGCTCAATAAAAGATGTACAGGTTTTTCTTAATGATCTGATTGATTTATCCTTTTACCTGATATTGGAGAACAACAATTAGCAGGCGGTTTTCTGGTAGTGTCGGTTCGACAGGCTCAGGGTGACATCTCGGATACTTACCACAATATTTTAACATTGTCAGGCTGAGCCTGTCGAAGCCTTTATGAGTAAAAGAGATAAGTCTATTATCTCAAATACAATAAACTTTGTTTATCTTTACATTTAACATTCAGAAATCTTCAGATTAAACGGCATCAATGCAAGCTGGTTAAGCTGATTCTGATTAAGGAATCAATCCATTGATTTTTATGAGGTTTTTAAGCTAAAGAAGCTTAACTCCTTAAGAGTAAAAATAAATTATCAATTTAAACACGCTGAATAAATAGAAATTCCAACGATATTTTTTATGGTATCCCGTAATGGTGAAATTATTTTTTTATTTATATTTGAATTTTAAAAAACGATAAACCATGATCATCTTTACGATACATTCGATTGATTATCAATCGTCATAGGTTATGCCGATATCATATGATGACGCCCGCTATATGAAAACAGCACTATATTTCTGGAAGTGAAAAGCTGAAAATTCTTAACTTCAGAAATATGCAGGAGGGAAGGAATCGAAGAATTGCGATATATTTGCTGTTCTATTATATCTAAGATTTAACAATGGCAACGAAAACAGCTGCAAAAACTAAAAGTACCGAAGAAATCCTCTGGGATTCTGCCAATAAATTAAGAGGTTCTGTAGAGCCTTCCGAATACAAGCACGTGGTGCTGAGTCTCATCTTCCTGAAGTTTGCGAATGACAAATTTCTGAGAAGAAGACAGGAACTCATTAATGAGCACAAAGAAGCATTCTTAGATATTCCCGAATTTTATCAGGCAGAAAATGTCTTTTATCTGCCGGAAGAATCGCGGTGGACTTTCATTATGGAAAATGCGAAGCAGGAAAATATTACCCTGATTGTAGATTCTGCGCTGAAAACCATCGAGCGTACCAACAAATCTCTGGAAGGCGCATTGCCCGATAATTATTTCTCCCGTCTCGGGCTGGATCAGTCTAAATTCTCCGCTTTGCTGGATACCATTAACAATATTGATACCCTGAAAGATGAAGCCCACGATATTGTGGGACGTGTGTACGAATATTTCCTGAGCAAATTTGCCATTGCCGAAGGGAAAGGAAAAGGAGAATTCTATACCCCGAAATCGATCGTCAACCTCATCGCGGAAATGATAGAGCCCTACAAAGGAAAAATCTATGATCCTTCCTGCGGTTCGGGTGGGATGTTTGTACAGTCGCTGAAGTTTATAGAAAAACACAAGGGCAACAAAAAGGATATTTCTATCTATGGTCAGGAGCTTACCAATACCACCTATAAACTGGCGAAGATGAATCTTGCTATCCGTGGGATCTCTTCTAATCTGGGGAGCAAAGCGGCAGATACTTTTAGCGATGACCAGCACAAAGATCTGAAAGCCGACTACATCATGGCCAACCCGCCTTTTAATTTAAAGGACTGGCGTGCAGAAAACGAACTGACCACCGACCCACGATGGACAGGGTATGAAGTGCCTCCAAAATCCAATGCCAACTATGCATGGATTCTGAATATGATCTCCAAACTCTCTCAGAACGGCGTTGCCGGATTTATATTGGCAAACGGTGCACTGAGTGGCGGCGGCGAAGAATATAAAATAAGGAAACAGATCATTGAAAATGATTTGGTGGAAGCCGTGGTGATTTTACCACAAAGTATGTTTTATTCTACCGATATTTCGGTGACACTTTGGATTCTGAACCGCAATAAAAACGAAAGAAGTATTGTAAGGGCGAATAATGATTCGTCCGTACCAAACGATGGCATTAAAAAGTACCGTAACCGCAAAGGCGAAGTTCTTTTTATGGATCTGAGGCAGAAAGGCGAGCCGTTTGAAAAGAAATTCATTCAGTTTGGGGAAGAAGAGATTACGGCTATAGCTTCCCATTATCACAACTGGCAGCAATTCCCCTCTACTGAAGGGGTGTCCGAAGGACGGGGTGGTTATAATATTCCTGAGTTTTCTTACAGTGCGACTCTGGAAGAGATCCGCAAAAAAGATTATTCTTTGGTGCCGAGTAAATATATTGAGTTCGTTAACCGGGATGAAAGTCTGGATTATGATGAACAGATGCAAAGTCTGCAGGCAGATCTGAAAGATTTATTTGAGCAGGAAAGCCAATTGAAAGAGGAGGTTTCCAATGTTTTTAAAGCTTTGGGGTATGAGTTATAGACGATTGGGTGATATGGTCAAATTTATCAGTAACAAAAATACTGATGGAAATGCTACGGTATTGTTTGGGATTAATATTGATAAATTTTTTATGCCATCTGTGGCAAATATTATTGGTGTTGATTTAAAGAAATATAAACTTGTAAAGAAATATCAATTTGCCTGTAACCGGATGCACGTTGGGCGTGATGAAAGATTACCTATATCAATGTCAACTTTTGATTATGATTTTATTGTTTCTCCGGCATACGATGTTTTTGAAGTAACTTCTTCTGACGTTTTGCCAGAATATTTGATGTTATGGTTCAGACGTAAAGAGTTTGACAGACAGTGTTGGTTTTATACAGATGCAGATGTGCGAGGTGGACTTCATTTGGATGCTTTGAAGTCTATTGAAATCAAGGTTCCTTCCATTGAAGAACAGCGTCAAATTGTTGCGCAATACCAGAGCATAGCCAACAAAATAAAAGTGAACGAGCAGATTTGCGAGAAACTGGAAGCTGCTGCGCAGGCTTTGTATAAACATTGGTTTGTGGATTTTGAGTTTCCCTATTCCCCTCCGTCGGAGGGGTGTCCGCAGGACGGGGTGGTCATAGAAAAACCTTATAAATCTTCCGGTGGAAAAATGGTTTGGAACGAAGAACTTGGGAAGGAGATTCCGAAGGGCTGGGAAGTTGGAGAATTATCTAATTTAATCACTGTGAAATATGGAAAAGATTATAAACACTTAAAAAAAGGGAGTATTCCTCTTTATGGTTCAGGTGGAATTATGAGTTACGTGAATGAGTTTTTATATGCTGGACCTTCGGTGTTAATTCCTAGAAAAGGATCGCTGAATAATATTTTATATGTTAGAAGTGCATTTTGGTCAGTCGATACAATGTTTTATTCAATTCCTAGACGTGATAATGTACTGAATTATATATATAATATTTTATCGAAACTAGATTTTAATTCCCTGAATGTTGGTTCAGCTGTGCCAAGTATGACAACTGAATATTTAAATAGTATGATTTTGTTGATTCCAAATAAAGAAGTTTTAGCTTCTTTCGAAAATGAAATTAACAGAATTGAAGATTATAAGATTTCAATTTCTACACAAAACCAAAAACTCACTCAGCTGCAAAGTTTGCTGTTATCACGCTTGGCGGTTGGAGAGGAAGCAGAAGCATCATAAAACATTTTAAAATTAAAAACTAAATCTGAAAACTCTTACCATGAAAGAAATCGCAAAGCTTCTGCAGGAAGTTAACTGGATAATTAAAAATAGGAAATCAGAGCTTGCTAAGAATGATGATTCATTTAATATGTTTAGGATCTGTGGGGTTAATCATTATGAAAATACACATTCATCCATCCTTGCAGAACTGTTAGATCCCAATGGAAGCCATCAGCTGCACCATAAATTTTTAGATGCTTTTATCAATACGCTCATTAAATCGGGTATATTGCCTCCGGAATATGTTTTTGGATATCAGGATGTCGAAGTACATCGGGAATATGCTACACGGTTTGGAAGACTTGATATTGTAATAAAGAATTCTTCGGGCGAAGCTATTTTAATAGAAAATAAAATATATGCAAACGATCAATTCGAGCAGCTGAAAAGGTATCATGCTTTCGGAGTCCAACAATACGGGACTGCGTTTAAATTGCTTTATTTAACATTATGGGGGAATGAATCTCCACAGACTGCACCTGATAAAACAGATTATCTGCAGGTTTCTTATTGTGAAGTAATCTTAGACTGGCTGGAGCGGTGCATTGAAATAGCTGTAAGGTCTCCTATTGTCCGGGAAACACTGATACAATACAGCAATCACCTTAAAGAGTTAACCAATCAAAATACAACTTCAGCCATGGATAAAGAATTAATCGACCAACTGTCCTTAACGGAAAATTTAGATGCCGTTTTTATGATCTCTGCCAATCTCAGCAATGTAAAAAATAATCTGATCAATACTGTTTTCCTTAAACAGCTTGAACAACTGTGCGAAGAAATGGGACTTGATCTGCTAAGTGATCCTGGAGACTACGTTAACACAAGCTGGGCGGGTTTCCAGTTTTCAGTTCCTCACTGGAAAAATTACAAAGTACTCATAGAATTCGGAGCACAGGGACTAAGAAACTGTATCATTGGTCTGGCTCCTAAAAATGATCAGGTTGATACATCGGCGCTTTCAAAGATTAAAGAAAAAGTAGGAGGCGGAAATGCAAGGCTTGCGTACACCAGATTTCCTAAATACCAGAATTGGCAGGCTGATGCGATGAAAGCCATTATCAGCGGCGAGATGAAAGGGATTATAAAAAATGAAATCAATAAGTTGTTTGAATTGCTGGCAGAGGTTGAAGGGGTGTAGAAAACTGATATCATTATTGCGATGTTATATAAAGAAATATGAAAGATGAGTTTGAAATACTGTTCAATACGATTAAGATATTAAAGGAAAAATACAGGCATCATAAAAAGAATTTTACTTTAGATGGAAAGCTGGTAGGAGATATAGGAGAAGTACTGGTTGCAGAACATTATGGGTTAACTCTTTATGGAGATAATACTCACATTCACGATGGGTTTGTGACAGATTCAAAGGAAAGGGAAGTCCAGATAAAAGCTTCCTTTAAAGAGTATTTTTATTTTACTAAACATATTGATCGAAAACCAAAATATTTTATTGCAGTGCAACTCTATGAAGATGGTACATTTGAAGAAATTTATAATGGAACAGGAAAACTGCTTTTTAATAAATTACTTGCCCATTTACCAACTGACAGAAAGCATCCCTACAGATTATCTGTGAGAAGATTGAGAGAATTGAATATGTCTGAGGAGAATGTTGATAGGATAATGAGGATCATTGAGATTTCATAAGTCAGGACTTATTCGTAACGAGTTCGATGGCTAAAAGGAAATATAACATCTTACCAGAGTAAAATATAAAGATTAAAAACTCAGACAACTGCAAAGCTTGTTGTTGTCGCGGTTGGGGAGGAAGAAACAGTTTCATAAAAATTAAAAAATAACCAATAAAAAACAAATTATGTACAGAGGATTTAACATTAAGTGTAAGGACTACGAGGTTGATTATAAATATTATAAGTTAGGTAGTGAAGTTCAAAATGCTAAAAAGGAACAAATAAAAAATAAGTTTAAGCATTATTTGATCGATAACGAGACTCTTAGCGGAAATGAAATTATGGATCAATGGTTCCCGAAAAACGAATACCACATTTTTTTATCACATTCACATAATGATTTAGATTTGGCTTTAAATTTAGCAGGAATATTAAAGCAGGAACATAACTTAAATGTTTTTGTGGATTCTAACGTTTGGTTAAACTGCAAAGATTTATTAAAACTTATTGATGATCATTATTGCAAAAATATTAATGATTCCAACTACAACTATCAGGCACGAAATTACAGTACGTCTCACGTTCATATGATGTTGATGAATTCATTAAATTCAACAATTAATAGTAGTGAAGCCCTCTTCTTTTTAAACACACCGAATTCTATTTCCGCTAAAGAAGTTATCAAACAAGAAACGTTTTCACCTTGGATTTTTGCTGAAATTGAAACCAGTAAAATTATAAATAAAGTTACTCCTAAGCGATTATTTGAAAAAACAAAAATGTTCAGTAAATCTCATAAAGAATATGTTGCTTTAAATGAGTCAGATAAGAGATTGCAGATTTCTTATGAATTGGAGCTTGGTCACTTAACTGATTTAAGTTCTGACGAATTTGAGGAGTGGATAAATAATTACTATAGTTCACCAGAAAATGCTTTAGATAGTTTATATAATTACAAAAGATTGAGAAATATTTTAATTAAATAGAAATGGAAAAAAAACTAAAACATCTAGAATTTATTCATAATACTATAAATCGTATGTCAACCAATAGTTTTTATATTAAAGGCTGGTGTGTGACTATAGTTGCTGCATTGTTTGCGCTGGCAGAAAAGGATATATTAACCAATTTTATCTTTATATCATATTTTGTATTGTTTGTATTCTGGTTTTTAAACGGATTTTTTCTACAATTAGAAAGAAAGTTTAGATCTCTATACGATGTTGTACGTTTAAAAAGTGAAATGGATATAGATTTCTCAATGGATATTAGTAGCTTTAATTCAGACTTCAATAGTTATTTTTCTGCTTTAACTTCTAAATCATTATTGCTTTTTTATTTCCCGCTTTTAGTTGTAGTGCTTATAATAATATATTTACTCAAATAACATGGATTACAAATATGATGTTGCTTTATCATTCGCAGGTGAAGATAGAGAGTATATTGAAAGATTTGCCGAGATTTTAAAAGAAGCAGGAGTGTCTGTGTTTTACGATAAATTTGAAGAAGTAGATTTATGGGGAAAAGATTTGGCAATTCATTTTGATTACGTTTATCGTAGACAATCAAAATACTTTATCCCTTTTATTTCTAAAAATTATGCAGAGAAGGTTTGGACAAATTATGAAGTAAGAACTGCTTTTGCGAGATCAATCGAAAATAAAGATGAAGAATATATTCTCCCTGTGAAATTAGATGATACAGAACTAGATGGTTTGCGATCAACAATTGCTTCTCTTGACGCAAGAACTCATTCTCCTGAAGAATTAGCTAATAAGTTTTTAAAAAAACTGGGCAGTGAAGTTAGCGTACCCACACCACAGAAAGATGAGCCTCAAGGAAATGTTTATTTGTCAACATATTTGGAAGTAAGTGAATTGTATGGCTTAACTGGGATAAACATAGGAGTTACTGTAACAAATTTCATAAAAGAAGATAGATTTTTTGGACCACCAATTTTTAAAATTAGTCAACCAATAATTGGTACTAATGATACCTTTCAACTAGTAAATCCATCTCCAAATTTTGAATTTCCTAAAAAGCTAGTATTTGGTGAACAATATTCAGTTCAATATTCTTTATCAAAGGGATTTTTAGATACAATGAAAAAATTAGAAGGAAAGAATGTTACATTGACCGCCTTTGCGACAACAACTGTTGGTGAAAAATATGTGTCCAATCCTATGGAAATTGATGATTTATTTAAATTTAAAAAATAAGCTTTAATATAACAATATTTTTTGCAACTCTACTTATTATAGCTGGATAATTCAAGAAAGTTTAGGTAAAGGAGTTAACTGAAGTAAAATAAAAACTAATAATAGAGAACTTGAAATATGAGTATTATTACAAAACTGAAAATTCTAAACTTCAAAAGCTTTGAGAAATTTGAATTAGAATTTAGTGAAAGTGTAAATATAATTGTTGGAAATAATGAAGTCAGTAAATCAACAATTTTAGAAACTATTCATTTATGTCTAACTGGATATTTTCACGGTAAGATCTTGAAAAATGATTTAGCTCATATATTTTAATAAAAAGTAGAACAAGATTTTTTACAAAATATAAATGATGGTAATGTAGTGTTACCACCTGTTGTAGAGATTGAACTGTTCTTAAAGGAGAAGAGTTAGAGAAATTATCTGGAGATGGTAATTCGGATAAAGTCTCTAGTGTTTCTATATTATATAGAGTTGAATTTGATAAAGATTTTCAAGATGATTAGCCGGAATTGATTAAATCAAAAACATTTCAAAATTTGGAGGTTTGCCAAAAGAAGATTTTGACTATTTTAAGCCACTTTTTGATAAGAATAAAATATTTTTCGATAATTAAAAATAATTAGCATAGTATATATGGACGCATCAAAAAAAACAATCAATGATATTTTTAATGGTAACCGTATTTTAGAAATACCTTTTTTTCAGAGAGCTTACGTTTGGGGTGAAAAACAATGGGAGAGACTTTTAGAAGATATGGAAGCGGTTTCAAAAACGAACAAACCTTATTTTTTAGGTTCTGTAATTCTAAAACAGCAACCTACCTCATCAGCAAGTAAAGTTGGCGATATTAGAACTCTAATTGATGGCCAACAAAGGTTAACAACATTAAACATCTTTTTTAAAGTTCTCTGTTTGAAAAGTGGTAAAAACGCAATGTTTGATAGGACTTTCAGACTAATGACCGATGAATTAGCCTTGTCACATAGTCATAATGATATAGAGAAGTTTACCGAAGTTTTGTCTGTAAATGATTTAGCTGATTTGCCTGGAGAAGATAATATAACCAAATGCTATAATTATTTTAAAAAATCAATCAATGTTGACAATTTAGATTTTCAAAAAATACTTGCCAATATATTATTTGTTGGAATCGACTTAGATCCAAATGAAGATGAGCAACAAATATTTGATACGATTAATTCTTTAGGGGTAACATTGACAACTGCTGAGTTGTTGAAAAATTATTTTTTCAACCGTGATATTAAACTATACGAAAAGTATTGGAAAAATCTTTTTGAAAAGGATGAAGATGTAAAAAAATATTGGGATCGCGAGATAACAGCTGGTCGCGTAAAGAGAACATTTATAGATTTATTTTTTGATGCATTCCTTCAAATTAAAATTCAGGACAAAAGTTTCGGTGTAAAAACTGAAGATAAAATTGCTTATGCTCGTGGCGAACATCTGTTTGAATCATATAAAGACTTTATTAAAATTTATCTCGATGGAAATAATAATACCTTACTGGATGAAATTAAAGAGTATGCAGAAATATTTGCGAAAAACTTTGACTACGAAATCATCAATAGAGAGATATCTTCAAGTAACCATATAGAAAGATTAAATGCTATAATTTTCGGACTTGATAACAGCACATTGATTTCATATGTACTTTATGTTCTAAAAAATGTAACAAATACCTCAGAACAAGATAATATATTCCAGTTTTTAGAGTCATACATAATGAGAAGGATGGTTGCTCATACAACAAATAAAAATTATAATCAGTTGTTTACGGAAAGATTCATAGGAAACAAGATTTTGACTGTCCAAGCTATTAAAGAATTTATTGAAAAAAGTACAGATACATCTACGTTTATTCCGACAAATGAAGAAGTTTTGGCAGGCTTTAATAAATCAATTTTAATCAATAAACAGTCTGCAGGAATTTTATATTTACTAGAATCTAAACATCGAAAATCTCATATGCATTCTACAGCTTTGTTAGGAATCAGCAAATATAGTTTAGAACATCTAATGCCAAAAAACTGGTCTAAAAACTGGGGAACGCTGCCAACCCAAGAAGATACTATAACGAGAAATAGAAAATTATTAACGCTCGGTAATTTAACTATTATTACTCAGTCTTTAAATTCTTCAATACGTGATTCTGATTGGCAAACAAAGAAAAAAGGTAAAGGTGATAAAAAAGGATTAGAGGAATACGCCTCAGGTCTTGAAACAATGAACAAGTATCTAACACTAACTGTTTGGGATGAGAACACCATAAATTCAAGAGCAAAAGATCTTTATGAGATAGCAGAAAAAGCTTGGACAATATAATAGGAATACTAAAATACACCAAATCCCAATTAGAAAAGTAATCTATGAATCACTACAATCCCCAAAAACACCATCGCCGCTCGATACGGTTACAAGGCTATGATTATAGCCGGGAAGGATTGTATTTTGTTACGATTTGTTGTCAGGATAGAGCACATTTGTTTGGGGAGATTGCAGAGAAATGTTTACAATTGAATGATGCAGGAATTCAGGCACAACAATGTTGGTTAGATATTCCGAATCATTTTCCAAATGTGGTGCTGCACGAATTTGTCATTATGCCCAATCATA
Encoded proteins:
- a CDS encoding DUF262 domain-containing protein; amino-acid sequence: MDASKKTINDIFNGNRILEIPFFQRAYVWGEKQWERLLEDMEAVSKTNKPYFLGSVILKQQPTSSASKVGDIRTLIDGQQRLTTLNIFFKVLCLKSGKNAMFDRTFRLMTDELALSHSHNDIEKFTEVLSVNDLADLPGEDNITKCYNYFKKSINVDNLDFQKILANILFVGIDLDPNEDEQQIFDTINSLGVTLTTAELLKNYFFNRDIKLYEKYWKNLFEKDEDVKKYWDREITAGRVKRTFIDLFFDAFLQIKIQDKSFGVKTEDKIAYARGEHLFESYKDFIKIYLDGNNNTLLDEIKEYAEIFAKNFDYEIINREISSSNHIERLNAIIFGLDNSTLISYVLYVLKNVTNTSEQDNIFQFLESYIMRRMVAHTTNKNYNQLFTERFIGNKILTVQAIKEFIEKSTDTSTFIPTNEEVLAGFNKSILINKQSAGILYLLESKHRKSHMHSTALLGISKYSLEHLMPKNWSKNWGTLPTQEDTITRNRKLLTLGNLTIITQSLNSSIRDSDWQTKKKGKGDKKGLEEYASGLETMNKYLTLTVWDENTINSRAKDLYEIAEKAWTI